From a region of the Polyodon spathula isolate WHYD16114869_AA chromosome 31, ASM1765450v1, whole genome shotgun sequence genome:
- the LOC121303012 gene encoding SH2 domain-containing protein 6-like, with product MSFLGRFKKPLGVPPAPPRRAEAGSDKGWPADEFDDEDGDTYEAPPCERMKLPPPRQQEDEDVYLERTSSNPGNTPRQIPPPRPVKISRSVPEIEEQYFNPSAKKPPQINREAKPGSGMKAPPLKRDPAPDRLPPRRPAPAAQPEEDVYLDPNEGQGDGDEELYLEPNTACPPSPRNTAKPGVPPPSPGPCNYRSPPPKPPLPQSKSRGILTLSPYLSVPTLLFSAANPTPVRSSLSSGPEGCEWFAGSCDRKMAESLLYRINKDGSFLVRLSSAQSLKQPYTLVVLYKHKVYNIPVRYLESSQQYALGKEGKKSEELFSSLCDIIDHHRKNPLLLIDSKSNAKYSSLLTHPARA from the exons ATG AGTTTTCTGGGCAGATTTAAGAAACc GCTCGGTGTCCCCCCAGCCCCGCCCAGAAGAGCAG AAGCCGGCAGCGATAAGGGATGGCCTGCGGATGAGTTT GACGATGAAGACGGGGATACTTATGAAGCACCCCCCTGCGAGCGCATGAAACTACCGCCCCCCCGGCAACAGGAGGACGAGGATGTCTACCTGG agaggACGTCGTCGAACCCTGGTAACACACCCAGACAGATCCCTCCTCCCAGACCTGTCAAG ATCTCGAGGTCGGTGCCAGAGATTGAAGAGCAGTACTTCAACCCCAGCGCCAAGAAAC CTCCGCAGATCAATCGAGAAGCGAAGCCTGGGAGTGGTATGAAAGCCCCGCCCCTAAAGAGAGACCCCGCCCCTGACCGACTGCCGCCCCGCAGACCCGCCCCCGCAGCCCAGCCCGAGGAAG ACGTCTATCTGGATCCCAACGAAGGACAG GGGGATGGTGATGAGGAGCTGTATCTTGAACCCAACACAG CCTGCCCCCCCAGCCCACGGAACACAGCCAAACCGGGGGTCCCCCCCCCCTCACCGGGACCCTGCAACTACAGGAGCCCCCC TCCAAAGCCTCCATTGCCTCAGTCGAAATCA AGAGGGATTCTCACTCTGAGTCCATATCTAAGTGTCCCCACCCTCTTATTCTCAGCAGCCAATCCAACGCCAGTGAGGTCATCTCTGTCCAGTGGTCCCGAG ggctgTGAGTGGTTTGCTGGTTCCTGTGATCGCAAGATGGCCGAGTCTCTGCTCTACAGGATAAACAAG GACGGCTCATTCCTGGTGCGTCTCAGCTCGGCTCAAAGTTTGAAGCAGCCCTACACTCTGGTGGTTCTgtacaaacacaaagtctacaaCATCCCCGTGCGCTACCTGGAGAGCAGCCAGCAGTACGCACTGGGGAAGGAGGGCAAGAAATCAGAGGAg CTTTTCTCCAGTCTCTGTGACATCATCGATCACCACAGGAAGAACCCTCTCCTGCTGATTGACAGCAAGAGCAACGCCAAGTACAGCAGCTTACTGACTCACCCTGCGCGGGCCTGA